From Vibrio crassostreae, one genomic window encodes:
- a CDS encoding NCS2 family permease, with the protein MSTDSTLKAQNTSGSLDSMFKITERKTTIGTELYAGFITFLAMSYILAVNPAILGGIPGMDKGAVFTATALAAAISTLIMGIWGNYPVMLAPGMSMNGFFKGLLLSGSVAVLWNEALFGIFLSGILYLAFSLTNIRKSMIESIPEDLKLAITVSLGLFIAFLGLKNAGIIVSNPFVLVGLGDISDPKVIIAYVSIFIALGCMVRDIKLATFISFVSAIVLTILADVFMGTSNAPIPEQLVAMPPSMAGSFGAIFDFSAFTPEKMFDLLFIVLIFLIVDFFDGLSTIVGVGRDAGIIDKDGKVPNAKSALVADAGGTVIGSILGTTSITAFSESGIASSQGAKTGLAAVMVAGLFLISLFLYPIFSIFSAAMVAPAMVVVGIYMVGRLGQINWEKKESRIAAFFTIMFTVLSFSPANGMAMGFISYAFTMVVAGKRKEVHSLIYGLCVVFLTYLILL; encoded by the coding sequence GTGAGTACCGATTCCACCCTGAAAGCCCAGAACACCTCTGGCTCGCTTGATTCGATGTTTAAAATCACTGAAAGAAAAACCACGATCGGCACTGAGCTGTACGCAGGTTTCATTACTTTCTTGGCAATGAGCTACATCCTAGCGGTTAACCCAGCGATTTTGGGTGGTATTCCTGGCATGGATAAAGGTGCCGTGTTTACTGCAACAGCACTTGCTGCGGCTATTTCGACCCTAATCATGGGCATTTGGGGCAACTACCCAGTGATGCTTGCGCCGGGCATGAGCATGAACGGCTTCTTCAAAGGTTTGCTATTAAGTGGTTCAGTCGCAGTACTTTGGAATGAGGCACTGTTCGGCATTTTCCTATCAGGTATCTTGTACCTCGCGTTCTCGTTGACCAATATCCGTAAATCGATGATTGAGTCGATTCCTGAAGACTTGAAGTTGGCGATTACCGTTTCTCTCGGTTTGTTCATTGCTTTCTTAGGTCTTAAGAATGCGGGCATCATCGTTTCTAACCCATTCGTATTGGTTGGCTTAGGTGACATTTCCGATCCAAAAGTGATCATCGCTTACGTGAGTATTTTCATCGCACTGGGTTGTATGGTTCGTGATATCAAACTAGCGACGTTTATCTCGTTCGTTTCGGCTATCGTGTTGACCATTCTTGCTGACGTCTTCATGGGCACTTCAAACGCGCCAATCCCTGAACAGTTAGTTGCGATGCCACCGAGCATGGCAGGTAGCTTCGGCGCTATCTTTGATTTCTCTGCTTTCACGCCAGAGAAAATGTTCGACCTATTGTTCATCGTACTGATCTTCCTGATTGTTGATTTCTTTGATGGCTTGAGCACGATTGTTGGCGTTGGCCGCGATGCGGGTATTATCGATAAAGACGGCAAGGTGCCAAACGCGAAATCGGCTCTAGTGGCAGATGCGGGTGGTACGGTGATTGGTTCGATTCTAGGTACTACATCTATTACCGCGTTCTCCGAGTCTGGCATTGCTTCTTCTCAAGGTGCGAAAACGGGCTTGGCAGCAGTGATGGTGGCTGGTCTGTTCTTAATCTCGCTGTTCTTATACCCAATCTTCTCTATTTTCTCAGCTGCAATGGTTGCACCGGCGATGGTAGTAGTGGGCATCTACATGGTAGGTCGTCTGGGTCAGATCAACTGGGAGAAGAAAGAGTCACGTATTGCGGCCTTCTTCACCATCATGTTCACAGTGCTAAGCTTCTCTCCAGCGAACGGTATGGCGATGGGCTTTATCAGCTACGCATTCACAATGGTTGTGGCAGGTAAGCGTAAAGAAGTGCACTCGCTTATCTACGGACTGTGTGTGGTGTTCTTAACTTATCTGATTCTGCTGTAA
- a CDS encoding phosphate-starvation-inducible protein PsiE, translating to MPSHLPKSFSKPFLKVFHIMEAVLLVAITLATLFAMVEEFMHVFAERRVQLTDILLMFIYLEVLAMVQQFVMNGKIPVRYPIYIAMMAIARYITLGMKELDAVLIVWLSLAAFILAAATLLIRVGHHYWPYVDLRTKQPDE from the coding sequence ATGCCTTCTCATTTACCTAAATCTTTTAGTAAGCCGTTTTTAAAAGTATTCCACATTATGGAAGCGGTATTGCTGGTGGCGATCACGCTCGCGACCTTGTTTGCGATGGTCGAAGAGTTCATGCATGTCTTCGCTGAACGCCGTGTACAACTGACCGACATTCTACTGATGTTCATCTATTTAGAAGTATTGGCCATGGTTCAACAGTTTGTGATGAACGGTAAGATTCCAGTGCGATACCCAATCTATATCGCGATGATGGCGATTGCTCGTTACATCACTTTGGGCATGAAAGAACTCGATGCGGTATTGATCGTTTGGTTATCTTTAGCTGCATTTATTTTGGCCGCTGCAACACTCTTGATTCGTGTTGGGCATCATTATTGGCCGTATGTAGACCTTCGAACCAAGCAGCCAGATGAGTAA
- the cspE gene encoding transcription antiterminator/RNA stability regulator CspE encodes MSNKTNGVVKWFNEEKGFGFLTQDNGGADVFVHFRAIASEGFKTLKEGQQVSFEVEQGQKGLQAANVVAL; translated from the coding sequence ATGTCTAACAAAACAAACGGCGTAGTAAAATGGTTTAACGAAGAGAAAGGCTTCGGTTTCCTAACTCAAGACAACGGCGGCGCTGACGTATTCGTACACTTCCGTGCAATCGCTTCTGAAGGTTTCAAGACTCTTAAAGAAGGCCAACAAGTGTCTTTCGAAGTAGAGCAAGGCCAAAAAGGTCTTCAAGCTGCAAACGTTGTAGCTCTATAA
- a CDS encoding YicC/YloC family endoribonuclease yields MIYSMTAYARKEVKGDWGSAVWEIRSVNQRYLETYFRMPEQFRGLEPILRERFRKRLARGKVECNLRFEANPAAKGELSINEGLAQQVINAANQVMTMTGEESRLNPFQIMNWPGVMETPEQDMDAINKDLLEAFNDAIAEFIDARAREGENMKALIVQRLDAITEEVVKVRARMPEILEWQRERLLTKFEDAKIELEGSRVEQELILLAQKSDVAEELDRLDSHVKEANAVLKKGGACGRKLDFMMQEFNRESNTLASKSISTDITASGVELKVLIEQMREQIQNIE; encoded by the coding sequence ATGATTTATAGTATGACCGCGTACGCACGCAAAGAAGTAAAAGGCGATTGGGGCAGCGCAGTATGGGAAATCCGTAGTGTAAACCAACGCTACCTAGAAACTTACTTCCGTATGCCTGAACAGTTCCGTGGTTTAGAGCCAATCTTGCGTGAGCGTTTCCGTAAGCGTCTAGCGCGCGGTAAGGTTGAATGTAACCTACGCTTTGAAGCAAACCCTGCAGCAAAGGGTGAACTAAGCATTAACGAAGGCTTGGCTCAGCAAGTCATTAATGCAGCCAACCAAGTAATGACGATGACAGGCGAAGAGAGCCGTTTGAACCCATTCCAAATCATGAACTGGCCTGGCGTGATGGAAACTCCAGAGCAAGACATGGATGCTATCAACAAAGACCTACTAGAAGCATTCAACGATGCTATTGCAGAGTTCATTGACGCTCGTGCTCGTGAAGGTGAAAACATGAAGGCGCTAATCGTTCAGCGTTTAGATGCAATCACTGAAGAAGTCGTGAAAGTTCGTGCACGCATGCCTGAGATCCTAGAGTGGCAACGTGAGCGTCTTCTTACCAAATTTGAAGATGCGAAAATTGAACTGGAAGGTTCTCGTGTTGAGCAAGAGCTTATCCTACTTGCGCAGAAGTCAGACGTAGCAGAAGAGCTAGATCGTCTAGACTCTCACGTGAAAGAAGCGAATGCAGTACTGAAGAAAGGCGGCGCTTGTGGCCGTAAGCTTGACTTCATGATGCAAGAGTTCAACCGTGAGTCAAACACGCTAGCATCTAAGTCTATCAGCACAGACATCACCGCATCAGGCGTAGAGCTTAAGGTCCTTATCGAACAGATGCGTGAGCAGATCCAGAATATTGAATAA
- the rph gene encoding ribonuclease PH translates to MRPNDRAVDQIRPIKITRNYTAYAEGSVLVEFGNTKVLCNATVEENVPRWLKGQGKGWVTAEYGMLPRATHTRNRREAASGKQGGRTMEIQRLIARSLRAVVDLKVMGEIMITVDCDVIQADGGTRTASISGASVAMADAINSLLVSGKLKKNPMKGHVAAVSVGIVGAQALCDLEYVEDSAADTDMNVVMTEDGKMIEIQGTAEGEPFSHEELMQLLALANKGIADIVEAQKAALAD, encoded by the coding sequence ATGCGTCCAAATGACCGCGCTGTAGATCAAATTCGTCCAATTAAAATTACTCGTAACTACACAGCTTATGCTGAGGGTTCTGTATTAGTTGAGTTCGGCAACACTAAAGTTCTATGTAATGCGACGGTAGAAGAAAACGTACCGCGTTGGTTGAAAGGCCAAGGAAAGGGTTGGGTAACCGCTGAATACGGTATGCTGCCACGTGCAACACACACTCGTAACCGTCGTGAAGCGGCGAGTGGTAAGCAAGGTGGTCGTACGATGGAAATCCAACGTCTGATCGCTCGTAGCCTACGTGCTGTCGTTGACCTGAAAGTAATGGGTGAAATCATGATCACTGTCGATTGTGATGTTATCCAAGCAGACGGCGGCACACGTACTGCTTCTATCTCAGGTGCAAGTGTTGCAATGGCGGATGCTATCAACAGCCTACTAGTAAGCGGCAAGCTGAAAAAGAATCCAATGAAAGGCCACGTAGCGGCAGTTTCAGTGGGCATCGTTGGTGCACAAGCACTGTGTGACCTTGAGTACGTTGAAGACTCAGCAGCCGATACCGACATGAACGTTGTAATGACAGAAGACGGTAAGATGATTGAGATTCAAGGTACCGCAGAAGGCGAACCGTTTAGCCACGAAGAGCTGATGCAGCTTTTAGCCCTGGCAAATAAGGGCATTGCTGATATCGTCGAAGCGCAGAAAGCTGCGTTGGCCGACTAA
- the pyrE gene encoding orotate phosphoribosyltransferase: MKAYQREFIEFALEKEVLKFGEFTLKSGRKSPYFFNAGLFNTGRDLARLGRFYAAALADSGIEFDVLFGPAYKGIPIATTTAVALADHHDVDTPYCFNRKEAKNHGEGGNLVGSALEGRIMLVDDVITAGTAIRESMEIIQANGADLAGVLVAIDRQEKGKGELSAIQEVERDFGCAIISIVSLTDLVTFLEEKGTDAAHLESVKAYRAQYGI; this comes from the coding sequence ATGAAAGCATATCAACGTGAATTTATTGAATTTGCACTAGAGAAAGAAGTACTTAAGTTTGGTGAGTTTACTTTAAAGTCTGGCCGTAAGAGCCCTTACTTCTTCAATGCTGGATTGTTTAATACAGGTCGTGACCTAGCACGCTTAGGTCGCTTCTACGCAGCGGCATTGGCTGATTCAGGTATTGAGTTCGATGTACTGTTTGGCCCTGCATACAAAGGTATCCCAATCGCGACCACGACAGCAGTTGCACTGGCAGATCATCACGATGTAGACACGCCTTACTGCTTTAACCGTAAAGAAGCGAAAAACCACGGTGAAGGTGGCAACCTAGTCGGTAGTGCACTGGAAGGTCGTATCATGCTGGTTGATGACGTGATCACTGCGGGTACAGCGATTCGTGAGTCGATGGAAATCATCCAAGCGAACGGTGCTGATCTAGCGGGCGTGCTTGTTGCTATCGACCGTCAAGAGAAAGGCAAAGGCGAGCTGTCTGCAATTCAAGAAGTTGAACGCGATTTCGGTTGTGCAATTATCTCAATCGTTAGCCTGACTGACCTTGTGACTTTCCTTGAAGAGAAAGGCACCGACGCAGCACACCTAGAGTCAGTAAAAGCGTACCGCGCTCAATACGGAATCTAA